Proteins found in one Carassius auratus strain Wakin chromosome 12, ASM336829v1, whole genome shotgun sequence genomic segment:
- the irf9 gene encoding interferon regulatory factor 9, protein MASGRIRSTRRLRSWIVEQVNSEKYLGLVWDNPEKTMFRIPWKHAGKQDFRTDEDAAIFKAWAEFKGKLVENGNSDPASWKTRLRCALNKSPEFCEVTERSQLDISEPYKVYRLVPLEEQGMVKVKKENGGKQVRSRRRKHSESEPDEEQIACQKIIKEEVIVPQSINMSAQEIIPHTGREILLQAEVETNPLKTDNNTEDIQVNFTIEAVDKRVLHSFHITVHYIGQEVLRREIMGSDVRIAYLPPSPVPPSPLPLNGTGFHRIPLPDPPSDMSSNPSLAPRLTALNKLLPFMESGIVLTSTGGGIYAKRFCQGRVFWKGPHNTTTGPCKMERASEPTQLFSKDIFKRELDAFRNGGKQPQSEITLCFGEELDDGDNINDKHIIIKISIPWVESQIEEVKTFRDSIAILKSLASQSPTGEVTLNIVEVLQQ, encoded by the exons ATGGCATCTGGAAGAATTCGTTCCACACGTCGCCTGCGTTCCTGGATAGtggaacag GTGAACAGTGAGAAGTATCTTGGCCTAGTGTGGGACAACCCTGAGAAAACCATGTTTCGTATCCCATGGAAACATGCAGGAAAACAAGATTTCCGTACTGATGAGGATGCAGCTATATTCAAG gcTTGGGCAGAGTTTAAAGGGAAGCTTGTGGAGAATGGAAATTCAGACCCTGCATCCTGGAAAACTCGCCTTCGCTGTGCCCTCAacaaaagtccagagttttgtgaGGTCACTGAAAGGTCACAGCTGGACATCTCAGAACCCTACAAGGTGTATCGCCTCGTACCACTAGAAGAACAAG GAATGgtgaaagtgaaaaaagagaATGGAGGAAAGCAAGTGAGGAGCAGGAGAAGGAAACACAGTGAATCCGAGCCAGATGAGGAGCAGATTGCATGCCAGAAAATAATCAAAGAGGAGGTTATTGTGCCCCAGTCCATCAACATG AGTGCACAGGAAATCATCCCACACACAGGAAGAGAAATCCTACTCCAAGCAGAGGTGGAGACAAACCCCTTGAAGACTGACAACA ACACTGAAGATATCCAAGTAAACTTCACCATTGAAGCAGTCGACAAGAGAG TGCTGCATTCTTTCCACATAACCGTGCACTACATTGGGCAGGAGGTCCTGCGGCGAGAAATAATGGGTAGCGATGTTCGGATCGCTTACCTGCCTCCTTCACCTGTCCCTCCGTCTCCACTGCCTCTAAACGGCACTGGCTTCCATCGAATCCCACTCCCAGACCCCCCATCAGACATGAGCTCCAACCCCAGCCTCGCCCCACGTTTGACCGCTCTTAACAAATTGCTGCCCTTCATGGAGAGTGGAATAGTCCTGACCTCGACAGGAGGAGGCATCTATGCCAAGCGCTTCTGTCAGGGGCGGGTGTTCTGGAAAGGACCACATAACACCACCACAGGACCCTGTAAAATGGAGAGAGCAAGCGAGCCCACCCAGCTGTTCAGCAAGGATATATTCAAACGGG AGTTGGACGCTTTCCGCAATGGAGGAAAACAACCTCAAAGTGAGATCACGCTGTGTTTTGGAGAAGAGCTGGATGATGGAGATAACATCAATGATAAACACATCATCATTAAG atctCTATCCCCTGGGTTGAGTCGCAGATAGAAGAGGTCAAGACCTTCAGAGACTCAATTGCAATTCTCAAAAGTCTGGCCAGCCAGTCTCCTACAGGCGAAGTGACGCTAAACATTGTTGAAGTATTGCAGCAGTAA
- the atp2a1l gene encoding ATPase sarcoplasmic/endoplasmic reticulum Ca2+ transporting 1, like isoform X2 codes for MEDAHTKAPAECLAYFSVNETTGLTPDQVKKNLAKYGYNELPAEEGKSIWELIIEQFEDLLVRILLLAACISFVLAWFEEGEETVTAFVEPFVILLILIANAVVGVWQERNAESAIEALKEYEPEMGKVYRSDRKSVQMIKAREIVPGDIVEVSVGDKVPADIRITAIRSTTLRVDQSILTGESVSVIKHTEPVPDPRAVNQDKKNMLFSGTNIAAGKAIGVAVATGVATEIGKIRDQMAATEQEKTPLQQKLDEFGEQLSKVISLICVAVWMINIGHFNDPVHGGSWIRGAVYYFKIAVALAVAAIPEGLPAVITTCLALGTRRMAKKNAIVRSLPSVETLGCTSVICSDKTGTLTTNQMCVTKMFVIDRVDGDHVELDCFDISGSKYTPEGEVTKAGARVDCGQYDGLVELATICALCNDSSLDYNESKKIYEKVGEATETALCCLVEKMNVFKTNVHSLSKIERANACCSVVKQLMKKNFTLEFSRDRKSMSVFCTPTKGDAGSKMFVKGAPEGVIDRCSYVRVGSTRVPLTNVVKDKIMSVIKEWGTGRDTLRCLALATRDNPLKVEEMNLEDSTKFADYETDLTFVGCVGMLDPPRKEVTGSIELCRAAGIRVIMITGDNKGTAVAICRRIGIFSEDEDVTGKAYTGREFDDLPRSEQSEAVCKACCFARVEPSHKSKIVEFLQGYDEITAMTGDGVNDAPALKKAEIGIAMGSGTAVAKSASEMVLADDNFSSIVAAVEEGRAIYNNMKQFIRYLISSNVGEVVCIFLTAALGLPEALIPVQLLWVNLVTDGLPATALGFNPPDLDIMGKPPRSAKEPLISGWLFFRYMAIGGYVGAATVGAAAYWFLYDEEGPQITYHQLSHFMQCHEENEDFTGIECEVFEAATPMTMALSVLVTIEMFNALNSLSENQSLLRMPPWSNCWLVAAMTLSMSLHFMIIYVDPLPMVFKLTHLNVEQWIVVLKLSFPVILIDEVLKFVARNYLEP; via the exons ATGGAGGACGCCCACACCAAGGCCCCGGCTGAATGCCTGGCCTACTTCTCAGTTAATGAAACCACAGGTCTTACCCCGGATCAGGTCAAGAAAAACCTGGCTAAATACGGCTACAATG AGCTGCCAGCTGAGGAGG GAAAATCCATCTGGGAGCTGATCATTGAGCAGTTTGAAGATCTGTTGGTCAGAATTTTGCTGCTTGCTGCCTGCATCTCTTTC GTCCTGGCCTGGTTTGAGGAGGGTGAAGAGACCGTTACTGCCTTTGTTGAGCCTTTTGTCATTTTGCTCATTCTCATTGCCAATGCCGTCGTCGGTGTGTGGCAG GAGCGTAATGCTGAGAGCGCCATTGAGGCTCTGAAGGAGTATGAGCCTGAGATGGGTAAGGTCTACCGCTCTGACAGAAAGAGCGTCCAGATGATCAAGGCTAGAGAGATTGTCCCCGGTGACATTGTGGAGGTGTCTG TTGGTGATAAAGTTCCTGCTGACATCAGGATTACTGCTATTCGTTCTACCACCCTTCGTGTTGACCAGTCCATCCTGACTG GTGAGTCCGTCAGTGTGATCAAGCACACAGAGCCTGTCCCCGACCCTAGAGCTGTCAATCAGGACAAAAAGAACATGCTTTTCTCT GGCACAAACATTGCTGCAGGCAAGGCTATTGGAGTTGCTGTCGCTACTGGTGTAGCCACTGAGATTGGTAAGATCCGTGACCAGATGGCTGCCACAGAGCAGGAGAAGACCCCTCTGCAGCAGAAACTGGACGAGTTTGGTGAGCAGCTCTCTAAGGTTATCTCTCTGATCTGCGTCGCTGTCTGGATGATCAACATCGGCCACTTTAATGACCCCGTCCATGGTGGATCCTGGATCCGTGGCGCTGTCTACTACTTCAAGATCGCTGTTGCTCTGGCTGTAGCTGCCATCCCTGAGG GTCTGCCTGCTGTCATCACTACCTGTCTGGCTCTTGGTACCAGACGTATGGCCAAGAAAAATGCCATTGTCCGTTCACTGCCCTCTGTGGAGACCCTGGGCTGTACTTCTGTCATCTGCTCTGACAAGACTGGTACCCTGACCACCAATCAGATGTGTGTGACCAAA ATGTTCGTCATTGATAGAGTCGATGGTGATCACGTTGAACTTGACTGCTTTGACATCTCTGGCTCCAAGTACACACCTGAGGGTGAGGT CACAAAGGCGGGTGCTCGTGTCGACTGTGGTCAGTATGATGGTTTAGTTGAGTTGGCCACCATCTGCGCCCTCTGCAATGATTCCTCCCTTGACTATAATGAG TCCAAGAAGATCTATGAGAAGGTCGGTGAGGCCACTGAAACCGCTTTGTGCTGCTTGGTTGAGAAGATGAATGTTTTTAAGACCAATGTCCACAGCCTGTCCAAGATTGAGAGAGCAAATGCCTGCTGTAGC GTCGTGAAGCAGCTGATGAAGAAGAACTTCACTCTGGAGTTCTCCCGTGACAGGAAATCCATGTCTGTGTTCTGTACCCCTACCAAGGGTGATGCAGGCAGCAAAATGTTTGTGAAG GGCGCTCCAGAGGGTGTGATTGACAGGTGTTCCTATGTACGTGTCGGTTCTACTCGGGTACCCCTGACTAACGTTGTGAAAGATAAGATCATGTCCGTCATCAAAGAATGGGGTACTGGACGTGACACTCTCCGTTGCCTGGCACTTGCCACCCGAGACAATCCCCTGAAGGTTGAAGAAATGAACCTTGAGGACTCTACTAAATTTGCTGACTATGAG ACTGACTTGACCTTCGTTGGCTGTGTCGGTATGTTGGATCCCCCCCGTAAAGAGGTTACTGGCTCCATTGAACTGTGCAGGGCAGCTGGCATTCGTGTTATCATGATCACAG GTGACAACAAGGGCACTGCTGTGGCCATCTGCCGTCGTATTGGCATCTTTTCTGAGGATGAGGATGTAACTGGCAAGGCTTACACCGGCCGAGAGTTTGATGACCTGCCCCGTAGTGAACAGAGCGAAGCTGTCTGCAAGGCATGCTGCTTTGCCCGTGTCGAGCCCTCCCACAAGTCTAAGATTGTTGAGTTCCTGCAGGGCTACGATGAGATTACTGCTATG ACTGGTGATGGTGTCAATGATGCCCCTGCCTTGAAGAAGGCGGAAATTGGCATTGCCATGGGCTCTGGCACTGCCGTTGCCAAGTCAGCCTCTGAGATGGTCCTGGCCGATGACAACTTCTCTTCTATTGTGGCTGCCGTTGAGGAAGGCAGAGCCATTTACAACAACATGAAGCAGTTTATCCGTTACCTGATTTCTTCCAATGTTGGGGAGGTCGTCTG TATTTTCCTGACTGCTGCTCTCGGTCTGCCTGAGGCTCTGATCCCAGTCCAGCTGCTCTGGGTGAACTTGGTGACTGATGGTCTCCCCGCCACTGCCCTGGGCTTCAACCCCCCTGATCTTGATATCATGGGCAAGCCTCCCCGCTCTGCCAAAGAGCCCCTGATCTCTGGCTGGCTGTTCTTCAGATACATGGCCATTGGTG GTTATGTGGGTGCTGCTACTGTTGGTGCCGCTGCTTACTGGTTCCTGTATGATGAGGAGGGTCCTCAGATCACCTACCACCAGCTG TCTCACTTCATGCAGTGCCATGAGGAGAATGAGGACTTCACTGGCATTGAGTGTGAAGTGTTTGAGGCTGCTACACCCATGACCATGGCCCTGTCTGTCCTGGTCACAATTGAGATGTTCAACGCTCTCAACAG CTTGTCTGAGAATCAGTCTCTGTTGCGCATGCCTCCATGGAGCAATTGCTGGCTAGTGGCTGCCATGACCCTCTCCATGTCCCTCCACTTCATGATCATCTATGTGGACCCCTTGCCC ATGGTTTTCAAGCTAACTCACTTGAACGTGGAACAGTGGATAGTGGTACTGAAGCTTTCTTTCCCTGTTATCCTCATTGATGAGGTGCTGAAGTTTGTTGCCCGCAACTACCTGGAGC CCTAA
- the atp2a1l gene encoding ATPase sarcoplasmic/endoplasmic reticulum Ca2+ transporting 1, like isoform X1, with protein MEDAHTKAPAECLAYFSVNETTGLTPDQVKKNLAKYGYNELPAEEGKSIWELIIEQFEDLLVRILLLAACISFVLAWFEEGEETVTAFVEPFVILLILIANAVVGVWQERNAESAIEALKEYEPEMGKVYRSDRKSVQMIKAREIVPGDIVEVSVGDKVPADIRITAIRSTTLRVDQSILTGESVSVIKHTEPVPDPRAVNQDKKNMLFSGTNIAAGKAIGVAVATGVATEIGKIRDQMAATEQEKTPLQQKLDEFGEQLSKVISLICVAVWMINIGHFNDPVHGGSWIRGAVYYFKIAVALAVAAIPEGLPAVITTCLALGTRRMAKKNAIVRSLPSVETLGCTSVICSDKTGTLTTNQMCVTKMFVIDRVDGDHVELDCFDISGSKYTPEGEVTKAGARVDCGQYDGLVELATICALCNDSSLDYNESKKIYEKVGEATETALCCLVEKMNVFKTNVHSLSKIERANACCSVVKQLMKKNFTLEFSRDRKSMSVFCTPTKGDAGSKMFVKGAPEGVIDRCSYVRVGSTRVPLTNVVKDKIMSVIKEWGTGRDTLRCLALATRDNPLKVEEMNLEDSTKFADYETDLTFVGCVGMLDPPRKEVTGSIELCRAAGIRVIMITGDNKGTAVAICRRIGIFSEDEDVTGKAYTGREFDDLPRSEQSEAVCKACCFARVEPSHKSKIVEFLQGYDEITAMTGDGVNDAPALKKAEIGIAMGSGTAVAKSASEMVLADDNFSSIVAAVEEGRAIYNNMKQFIRYLISSNVGEVVCIFLTAALGLPEALIPVQLLWVNLVTDGLPATALGFNPPDLDIMGKPPRSAKEPLISGWLFFRYMAIGGYVGAATVGAAAYWFLYDEEGPQITYHQLSHFMQCHEENEDFTGIECEVFEAATPMTMALSVLVTIEMFNALNSLSENQSLLRMPPWSNCWLVAAMTLSMSLHFMIIYVDPLPMVFKLTHLNVEQWIVVLKLSFPVILIDEVLKFVARNYLEPKA; from the exons ATGGAGGACGCCCACACCAAGGCCCCGGCTGAATGCCTGGCCTACTTCTCAGTTAATGAAACCACAGGTCTTACCCCGGATCAGGTCAAGAAAAACCTGGCTAAATACGGCTACAATG AGCTGCCAGCTGAGGAGG GAAAATCCATCTGGGAGCTGATCATTGAGCAGTTTGAAGATCTGTTGGTCAGAATTTTGCTGCTTGCTGCCTGCATCTCTTTC GTCCTGGCCTGGTTTGAGGAGGGTGAAGAGACCGTTACTGCCTTTGTTGAGCCTTTTGTCATTTTGCTCATTCTCATTGCCAATGCCGTCGTCGGTGTGTGGCAG GAGCGTAATGCTGAGAGCGCCATTGAGGCTCTGAAGGAGTATGAGCCTGAGATGGGTAAGGTCTACCGCTCTGACAGAAAGAGCGTCCAGATGATCAAGGCTAGAGAGATTGTCCCCGGTGACATTGTGGAGGTGTCTG TTGGTGATAAAGTTCCTGCTGACATCAGGATTACTGCTATTCGTTCTACCACCCTTCGTGTTGACCAGTCCATCCTGACTG GTGAGTCCGTCAGTGTGATCAAGCACACAGAGCCTGTCCCCGACCCTAGAGCTGTCAATCAGGACAAAAAGAACATGCTTTTCTCT GGCACAAACATTGCTGCAGGCAAGGCTATTGGAGTTGCTGTCGCTACTGGTGTAGCCACTGAGATTGGTAAGATCCGTGACCAGATGGCTGCCACAGAGCAGGAGAAGACCCCTCTGCAGCAGAAACTGGACGAGTTTGGTGAGCAGCTCTCTAAGGTTATCTCTCTGATCTGCGTCGCTGTCTGGATGATCAACATCGGCCACTTTAATGACCCCGTCCATGGTGGATCCTGGATCCGTGGCGCTGTCTACTACTTCAAGATCGCTGTTGCTCTGGCTGTAGCTGCCATCCCTGAGG GTCTGCCTGCTGTCATCACTACCTGTCTGGCTCTTGGTACCAGACGTATGGCCAAGAAAAATGCCATTGTCCGTTCACTGCCCTCTGTGGAGACCCTGGGCTGTACTTCTGTCATCTGCTCTGACAAGACTGGTACCCTGACCACCAATCAGATGTGTGTGACCAAA ATGTTCGTCATTGATAGAGTCGATGGTGATCACGTTGAACTTGACTGCTTTGACATCTCTGGCTCCAAGTACACACCTGAGGGTGAGGT CACAAAGGCGGGTGCTCGTGTCGACTGTGGTCAGTATGATGGTTTAGTTGAGTTGGCCACCATCTGCGCCCTCTGCAATGATTCCTCCCTTGACTATAATGAG TCCAAGAAGATCTATGAGAAGGTCGGTGAGGCCACTGAAACCGCTTTGTGCTGCTTGGTTGAGAAGATGAATGTTTTTAAGACCAATGTCCACAGCCTGTCCAAGATTGAGAGAGCAAATGCCTGCTGTAGC GTCGTGAAGCAGCTGATGAAGAAGAACTTCACTCTGGAGTTCTCCCGTGACAGGAAATCCATGTCTGTGTTCTGTACCCCTACCAAGGGTGATGCAGGCAGCAAAATGTTTGTGAAG GGCGCTCCAGAGGGTGTGATTGACAGGTGTTCCTATGTACGTGTCGGTTCTACTCGGGTACCCCTGACTAACGTTGTGAAAGATAAGATCATGTCCGTCATCAAAGAATGGGGTACTGGACGTGACACTCTCCGTTGCCTGGCACTTGCCACCCGAGACAATCCCCTGAAGGTTGAAGAAATGAACCTTGAGGACTCTACTAAATTTGCTGACTATGAG ACTGACTTGACCTTCGTTGGCTGTGTCGGTATGTTGGATCCCCCCCGTAAAGAGGTTACTGGCTCCATTGAACTGTGCAGGGCAGCTGGCATTCGTGTTATCATGATCACAG GTGACAACAAGGGCACTGCTGTGGCCATCTGCCGTCGTATTGGCATCTTTTCTGAGGATGAGGATGTAACTGGCAAGGCTTACACCGGCCGAGAGTTTGATGACCTGCCCCGTAGTGAACAGAGCGAAGCTGTCTGCAAGGCATGCTGCTTTGCCCGTGTCGAGCCCTCCCACAAGTCTAAGATTGTTGAGTTCCTGCAGGGCTACGATGAGATTACTGCTATG ACTGGTGATGGTGTCAATGATGCCCCTGCCTTGAAGAAGGCGGAAATTGGCATTGCCATGGGCTCTGGCACTGCCGTTGCCAAGTCAGCCTCTGAGATGGTCCTGGCCGATGACAACTTCTCTTCTATTGTGGCTGCCGTTGAGGAAGGCAGAGCCATTTACAACAACATGAAGCAGTTTATCCGTTACCTGATTTCTTCCAATGTTGGGGAGGTCGTCTG TATTTTCCTGACTGCTGCTCTCGGTCTGCCTGAGGCTCTGATCCCAGTCCAGCTGCTCTGGGTGAACTTGGTGACTGATGGTCTCCCCGCCACTGCCCTGGGCTTCAACCCCCCTGATCTTGATATCATGGGCAAGCCTCCCCGCTCTGCCAAAGAGCCCCTGATCTCTGGCTGGCTGTTCTTCAGATACATGGCCATTGGTG GTTATGTGGGTGCTGCTACTGTTGGTGCCGCTGCTTACTGGTTCCTGTATGATGAGGAGGGTCCTCAGATCACCTACCACCAGCTG TCTCACTTCATGCAGTGCCATGAGGAGAATGAGGACTTCACTGGCATTGAGTGTGAAGTGTTTGAGGCTGCTACACCCATGACCATGGCCCTGTCTGTCCTGGTCACAATTGAGATGTTCAACGCTCTCAACAG CTTGTCTGAGAATCAGTCTCTGTTGCGCATGCCTCCATGGAGCAATTGCTGGCTAGTGGCTGCCATGACCCTCTCCATGTCCCTCCACTTCATGATCATCTATGTGGACCCCTTGCCC ATGGTTTTCAAGCTAACTCACTTGAACGTGGAACAGTGGATAGTGGTACTGAAGCTTTCTTTCCCTGTTATCCTCATTGATGAGGTGCTGAAGTTTGTTGCCCGCAACTACCTGGAGC CTAAAGCTTGA